From a single Planctomicrobium piriforme genomic region:
- a CDS encoding AAA family ATPase, giving the protein MTDYQQIVDEIRFALQSEDCELTESLRQAAQDYALACREVNLQLRKVATYLDRGLRSEAIQLAEGPPNLVDVANILNLPEIEQWLDVVAIYDLPKSELLSLGVVEQLNDAMVVDQPLQKLLSKHRRLALIRAPLRMRLAVLRELLLADPETPCWDEDVRTFEKARFNEIQTAAREAQRSGDLAQLRQLQTDLAGTDWLEKPPAKVVNSLRATLADLTKSTARRELDVLAEQLEAAFSELDLAQARKLRAQWNDAKKRAAAPPGDALLQQVAPIIGWVEDEDAREAAEKKYDQLIAQFDRELEGETTVEELDRLAHEVRRLDRELPELLVIRYRNRRDALLLAQSRRHRLQFGSAIAVLLLVVGFVALLVSRQMETAAVGRLAQQIEQLLDKRQYDAARKLLEQRSDISNWDSLSELLTRLETEQQTDRDRSQRLQRELKTASEAHEYRDAISALDRAKLLVSTPEEELALEELRRDWDNRQNKMMATWEKSLREGIQAVTASLVNIDSQLEKSQFDENLNTALNRIAADVARLEAEAQGLRPEFGNQIKLLAARQQELKKLLEGGQLRAKREAELKSRAFVKLDQAEPAAATQQYHDALLAYAEALGEDRTAAQLRQTAGELQFWRAALEWSKTTSGWTEIWPRDAMEVAARTTECNDFLKSCAGAPDAAAVKTYLEQLNALTAREGIAGGATPGLKDKLLRVYSNPLIAKSWCLKTEDGRVFYVAEPMVIPAGKLINFKYYVGYGKDDFDTQKRVKEEDLVSHEATPSPSSKIAEFANGRLNTMPPEQWNEFCRDLAMQILSSEELNAYLKFDLLRRTLEASSEGDVFLREQLAPHLKLLQGAAINPLARWMNPDDPEGKKATSEAAQVLTQFRRLRDLEDAWRTADEARTAFAARLRSPAVMVGWLKPGDEWSCETEWSPEGGQYQLQITFVEPGGSISQWRNVGEVAAGKPQLKSAGQSFLAAGRPVFAIQRPAQSVAGR; this is encoded by the coding sequence ATGACCGACTATCAACAAATCGTCGATGAGATTCGGTTTGCGTTGCAGTCTGAGGATTGTGAACTCACCGAGAGTCTGCGACAGGCGGCACAGGATTATGCGCTCGCTTGCCGTGAGGTCAATCTCCAGCTTCGCAAGGTCGCGACCTATCTCGATCGCGGGTTGCGGTCGGAAGCGATTCAGCTGGCCGAAGGGCCGCCTAACCTCGTCGATGTCGCCAACATTCTGAACCTCCCCGAGATCGAACAATGGCTCGACGTCGTCGCCATCTATGATCTCCCCAAAAGCGAACTCCTCTCCCTCGGCGTCGTTGAACAGCTCAACGATGCCATGGTCGTCGACCAGCCGCTTCAGAAGCTGCTTTCCAAGCATCGCCGTCTGGCTCTCATTCGCGCGCCGCTCCGCATGCGGCTGGCGGTGTTGCGGGAACTGCTTCTGGCTGACCCGGAAACTCCGTGCTGGGATGAAGACGTCCGGACATTCGAGAAAGCCCGCTTCAACGAAATCCAGACCGCTGCCCGTGAAGCCCAGCGCAGCGGCGATCTGGCTCAGTTGCGACAGCTTCAAACTGACCTTGCCGGTACCGACTGGCTCGAAAAGCCGCCTGCGAAAGTCGTCAACAGTCTCCGGGCAACCCTTGCCGATCTCACAAAGAGTACGGCGAGACGCGAACTCGATGTGCTGGCCGAACAACTCGAAGCCGCCTTCTCCGAACTCGATCTCGCCCAGGCTCGCAAGTTGCGGGCACAATGGAACGACGCCAAAAAACGCGCCGCCGCTCCCCCAGGCGATGCACTCCTGCAACAAGTGGCCCCGATCATCGGCTGGGTCGAGGATGAAGACGCCCGGGAAGCGGCGGAGAAGAAGTACGACCAGCTGATCGCCCAGTTCGATCGGGAACTGGAAGGGGAGACGACGGTCGAAGAACTCGATCGTCTGGCTCACGAAGTCCGCCGGCTCGATCGGGAACTCCCGGAACTGCTCGTCATCCGCTACCGCAATCGTCGCGACGCCTTGCTGCTCGCGCAATCGCGCAGGCATCGGCTGCAATTTGGATCGGCGATTGCCGTGCTGCTGCTGGTCGTCGGTTTTGTGGCGCTGCTGGTGTCCCGTCAGATGGAGACGGCCGCCGTGGGCCGGCTGGCACAACAGATCGAGCAACTGCTCGACAAACGCCAGTACGACGCCGCGCGAAAGCTCCTCGAACAGCGTAGCGACATCTCGAATTGGGACAGCCTTTCCGAGCTGCTGACTCGACTCGAAACAGAACAGCAAACCGATCGCGACCGCAGTCAGCGCTTGCAGCGCGAACTCAAAACGGCCAGCGAAGCGCACGAGTATCGCGATGCCATTTCCGCTCTAGACCGAGCTAAGCTCCTGGTCTCGACCCCAGAGGAAGAACTGGCGCTGGAAGAATTGCGGCGCGACTGGGACAACCGTCAGAACAAAATGATGGCGACGTGGGAGAAATCACTTCGCGAGGGAATTCAGGCGGTCACCGCCTCATTGGTGAACATCGACAGTCAGCTTGAGAAGTCACAATTCGACGAGAACCTGAATACCGCCCTCAATCGGATCGCCGCCGATGTGGCGCGACTGGAAGCGGAAGCCCAGGGACTGCGGCCTGAATTCGGAAACCAGATCAAACTGCTGGCCGCACGTCAGCAGGAACTGAAAAAACTCCTCGAAGGTGGCCAACTGCGAGCCAAACGCGAGGCCGAATTGAAGTCGAGGGCGTTCGTTAAACTCGATCAGGCAGAACCCGCGGCCGCGACACAACAGTATCACGACGCACTGCTCGCCTATGCCGAAGCACTCGGCGAAGACCGCACCGCTGCCCAGTTGCGCCAGACCGCCGGAGAACTGCAGTTCTGGCGGGCGGCCCTGGAATGGTCGAAGACGACGTCCGGCTGGACAGAGATCTGGCCGCGCGACGCAATGGAAGTCGCCGCCAGAACCACCGAGTGCAACGACTTTCTCAAGTCGTGCGCGGGGGCTCCTGATGCCGCGGCCGTCAAAACCTATCTCGAGCAGCTCAACGCGCTCACCGCCCGGGAAGGGATTGCAGGCGGGGCGACGCCCGGTTTGAAAGACAAGCTGCTCCGCGTCTATTCCAATCCGCTGATCGCGAAATCGTGGTGTTTGAAAACCGAAGACGGCCGCGTCTTTTACGTCGCCGAACCGATGGTCATTCCCGCCGGCAAGCTCATCAACTTCAAGTACTACGTCGGCTATGGGAAGGACGACTTCGACACCCAGAAACGAGTGAAGGAAGAAGACCTGGTCTCGCATGAAGCGACCCCGTCTCCTTCCAGCAAGATCGCCGAGTTCGCGAACGGTCGCCTCAATACAATGCCGCCCGAGCAATGGAACGAGTTCTGCCGTGATCTGGCGATGCAGATTCTCAGTTCGGAAGAACTGAACGCCTACCTGAAGTTCGACCTTTTGAGGAGAACCCTCGAAGCCTCGTCCGAAGGCGACGTCTTTCTTCGCGAGCAACTCGCCCCGCATCTCAAGCTGTTACAGGGGGCGGCGATCAATCCGTTAGCGCGGTGGATGAACCCCGACGATCCCGAAGGCAAGAAAGCGACCAGTGAAGCCGCTCAGGTGCTGACTCAGTTTCGCCGGCTCCGCGACCTGGAAGACGCCTGGCGTACCGCCGATGAGGCCCGAACAGCCTTTGCGGCCCGGCTCCGCAGTCCAGCAGTCATGGTCGGCTGGCTGAAGCCCGGCGACGAATGGAGCTGTGAAACAGAATGGTCGCCTGAGGGAGGCCAATATCAGTTGCAGATCACCTTTGTCGAACCGGGCGGCAGCATCAGCCAGTGGCGGAACGTCGGAGAAGTCGCCGCAGGCAAACCCCAGTTGAAGTCCGCCGGACAATCGTTTCTCGCCGCCGGCCGACCCGTCTTCGCCATTCAGCGTCCCGCACAGAGCGTCGCCGGGCGATAA
- a CDS encoding GAP1-N2 domain-containing protein: MIQELLYTSAPKGLKPGSRGFCTVLSSSGMSAPVATALEGLSGYRPIFPPGDSRAKQNPIVYSHLQFPLAGRRSSVLSRIADYGLDYSQRTNKLAHHVIIDPSERPAGGPAWLLQKPGFMRTSWDCELKIVSHEQPVPQGNAPAAICTTWQQATGDAGWAGVLAENFLKHPERPAYLLFEPGMDLLPLIAEALALLPPERRWEVTFSTYFTKLPQGGVCNWRCVLADTPEANESRRSVQSLRLNLCQPMPPPPPGPYTDYARTGRLTEIVAAAPTAPPLPTAARPPVLPDHDEQPIRLRNEPEKRSPPMLGDRMPPSTSKRRRSYSVLLLVTLVLAVIVTTTISVFLYNPSDAPGTATPTQPAPVGTKPAGPMHEEPKEVEPEKLVPVQLARADFHPRRLGSRIDVLQNHLDQSFRKWTDAALAMETARRTNETKTSKAESLPALIPTTTPVGTNVFASPNAMASEYFFEELRLDPQFEYALDVLIPDGTTVAKVENLPQSTSRIKNVIQTIDGKVEKEVIFAEVVLQANAQHKTLHIRKTDKYQWSDVPFIVCRVTQNGSTNTWQAMLYNPAVPLASNVLPANLHLPVKIDGDLGEVAISDATFSLGDSKVSCEGVPVTLSASGKSEKWLGKVRLDGTGIFQLRLSEAAKGIESQLTGSALVFSPTIELVNEGNQMLLTCTKLNQGSVLNEIWEVSKKAISTDIDRPMKSPDLGFLQLISVKRQAIEKRTHAQTMQGNLNRINERIIEIERASANNQGSGGNSPIPTGRPADNLVVLRNMAAKIEKLCFFFKEGETLCDQINNASIDSLQVTYTFTSGDTKVTVPILKISPAVAIDQEKAQ; the protein is encoded by the coding sequence ATGATTCAGGAACTCCTTTACACGTCTGCTCCCAAAGGTCTCAAACCGGGCAGCCGCGGCTTTTGCACCGTGCTGAGTTCCTCCGGCATGTCCGCACCTGTTGCGACCGCCCTCGAAGGACTCAGCGGCTACCGGCCCATCTTCCCTCCCGGCGACTCGCGGGCGAAGCAGAACCCCATCGTCTACTCGCACCTGCAATTCCCCCTGGCAGGTCGCCGCAGCAGCGTTCTGTCCCGCATTGCCGACTACGGGCTCGATTACTCGCAGCGCACCAACAAGCTCGCGCATCACGTCATCATCGATCCCTCCGAACGTCCCGCCGGCGGGCCTGCCTGGCTGCTGCAGAAGCCCGGCTTCATGCGCACCAGTTGGGACTGCGAGCTGAAAATCGTTTCGCACGAACAGCCTGTCCCGCAAGGCAATGCCCCGGCGGCAATCTGCACCACGTGGCAACAGGCGACCGGCGATGCAGGCTGGGCCGGCGTGCTGGCCGAGAACTTCCTGAAGCACCCCGAACGGCCTGCCTATCTGCTCTTCGAACCCGGCATGGACCTGCTGCCATTGATCGCAGAAGCGCTCGCCCTGCTGCCGCCGGAGCGCCGCTGGGAGGTGACGTTCAGCACCTATTTCACCAAGCTCCCGCAAGGCGGCGTCTGCAACTGGCGCTGCGTTCTGGCCGATACCCCCGAAGCGAACGAGTCCCGCCGATCGGTGCAGTCTTTGCGGCTGAACCTCTGCCAACCCATGCCCCCACCACCCCCCGGCCCCTACACCGACTACGCCCGCACGGGTCGTTTGACAGAAATCGTCGCCGCGGCACCAACGGCCCCTCCGCTTCCGACGGCGGCGAGGCCGCCTGTGTTGCCGGATCACGATGAACAGCCAATTCGTTTAAGAAACGAACCGGAAAAACGATCGCCACCAATGCTTGGCGACAGAATGCCCCCATCTACCTCGAAGAGACGGCGATCTTATAGCGTTCTCTTGCTGGTCACTTTAGTGCTAGCGGTAATTGTCACGACAACAATCTCGGTGTTTCTGTACAACCCATCCGATGCTCCTGGAACAGCAACACCAACCCAACCTGCTCCTGTTGGAACGAAACCGGCAGGTCCAATGCATGAGGAGCCGAAGGAAGTCGAACCCGAAAAGCTCGTGCCTGTGCAGCTTGCCAGAGCGGATTTCCATCCTCGACGACTCGGTTCTCGAATCGATGTATTGCAAAATCATTTGGACCAGAGCTTCAGAAAATGGACAGATGCTGCATTAGCGATGGAAACTGCACGTCGCACGAATGAAACCAAAACATCTAAAGCCGAATCACTACCTGCTTTAATCCCTACCACGACTCCCGTCGGGACCAATGTATTCGCATCACCCAACGCAATGGCTTCCGAGTATTTCTTTGAAGAACTGCGACTCGATCCTCAATTCGAGTATGCACTAGATGTTTTGATTCCGGACGGAACTACCGTCGCAAAAGTTGAAAACCTTCCACAAAGCACTTCGCGGATCAAAAATGTCATTCAAACCATTGATGGCAAGGTGGAAAAAGAGGTGATCTTTGCTGAAGTGGTTTTGCAAGCAAATGCACAGCACAAGACGCTTCACATAAGGAAAACTGACAAATACCAGTGGAGCGATGTGCCATTCATTGTGTGCCGTGTAACCCAGAACGGTTCGACTAATACATGGCAGGCGATGCTTTACAATCCCGCTGTGCCTCTCGCTTCGAATGTGCTCCCGGCCAATTTACACTTGCCGGTAAAAATCGACGGAGACCTTGGGGAAGTCGCGATTTCGGATGCAACGTTTTCGCTTGGTGATTCGAAGGTTTCGTGCGAAGGAGTTCCAGTGACCCTGAGCGCCTCGGGCAAGTCAGAGAAATGGTTGGGTAAAGTCCGGCTAGATGGAACAGGTATTTTCCAATTGCGATTGTCTGAAGCAGCCAAAGGGATTGAAAGCCAGTTAACAGGGTCAGCACTTGTCTTCTCACCAACAATTGAACTCGTCAACGAAGGCAACCAAATGTTGTTGACATGCACAAAGCTCAACCAAGGATCAGTTCTGAACGAGATCTGGGAGGTTTCAAAAAAAGCGATTTCCACAGATATTGATCGTCCTATGAAATCTCCCGATCTTGGCTTCCTGCAACTGATTTCTGTGAAGAGGCAGGCCATCGAAAAGCGTACACATGCTCAAACGATGCAGGGCAATCTAAATCGCATCAATGAACGAATTATTGAAATTGAACGTGCTTCAGCCAACAACCAGGGAAGTGGCGGCAATTCGCCGATTCCAACTGGTCGGCCGGCCGACAACCTTGTGGTTCTCAGAAATATGGCCGCAAAAATTGAGAAGCTCTGCTTTTTCTTCAAGGAAGGAGAGACGCTTTGTGACCAAATCAACAACGCGTCGATTGATTCCCTCCAAGTGACTTACACCTTTACTTCCGGCGACACAAAAGTGACCGTGCCGATCCTGAAGATATCCCCGGCGGTTGCAATTGATCAGGAAAAAGCACAATGA